In Salinarimonas sp., a genomic segment contains:
- a CDS encoding DUF2256 domain-containing protein, producing the protein MARMRKKADLPQKTCAACGRPFAWRKKWEKVWDEVRYCSDRCRKTPQSPRTAERAPSRGRG; encoded by the coding sequence ATGGCCCGCATGCGCAAGAAGGCCGACCTGCCGCAGAAGACCTGCGCCGCCTGCGGGCGCCCGTTCGCGTGGCGCAAGAAGTGGGAGAAGGTCTGGGACGAGGTCCGCTACTGCTCCGACCGCTGCCGGAAGACCCCGCAGTCACCGCGGACAGCGGAGCGCGCGCCGTCGAGGGGCCGCGGCTGA
- a CDS encoding formyltransferase family protein, with protein sequence MRFAFAGIDFLADAFDGFVAAGWRPMMLFTRPCDGLHDFNERIVAEAATRKLPIQMSRITPGDLAALGQAGCECLVVAGYPWRIPPWREHLRYALNFHPSPLPEGRGPYPLYRAILDGRADWGMSAHVLDDAYDTGAMLGRERFALSPLETHETLLARCQMATRRIARGLAANFPAAWAAAEPQVGGSYYPRASDADRTLDFRLPVEMLMRRVRAFGVVETLAPLGPGTIHVAQAHGWEEAHDLAPGTVVHQYRRVITVAAKDGYVAITRWSPVSLDAARNLGR encoded by the coding sequence ATGCGCTTCGCATTCGCGGGAATCGATTTCCTCGCCGACGCCTTCGACGGCTTCGTCGCCGCCGGCTGGCGGCCGATGATGCTGTTCACCCGCCCCTGCGACGGCCTGCACGATTTCAACGAACGTATCGTCGCCGAGGCCGCGACGCGCAAGCTGCCGATCCAGATGTCGCGGATCACGCCGGGCGATCTCGCCGCACTCGGACAGGCCGGCTGCGAGTGCCTCGTCGTCGCGGGCTATCCCTGGCGCATCCCGCCCTGGCGGGAGCATCTGCGCTACGCGCTCAACTTCCACCCCTCGCCGTTGCCCGAGGGGCGCGGGCCCTACCCGCTCTACCGCGCCATCCTCGACGGGCGCGCCGATTGGGGCATGAGCGCCCACGTCCTCGACGACGCCTACGACACCGGCGCCATGCTCGGCCGGGAGCGTTTCGCGCTCTCCCCGCTCGAGACGCACGAGACGCTGCTCGCCCGCTGCCAGATGGCGACGCGGCGCATCGCCCGTGGGCTCGCGGCGAACTTTCCCGCCGCCTGGGCGGCGGCGGAGCCGCAGGTCGGCGGGAGCTACTATCCCCGCGCCAGCGACGCGGACCGCACGCTCGATTTCCGCCTGCCGGTAGAGATGCTGATGCGCCGGGTGCGCGCCTTCGGCGTCGTCGAGACCCTCGCGCCGCTCGGGCCCGGGACGATCCACGTCGCCCAGGCCCACGGCTGGGAGGAGGCGCACGACCTCGCGCCGGGGACGGTCGTTCACCAGTATCGCCGCGTCATCACCGTCGCCGCCAAGGACGGCTACGTCGCCATCACCCGCTGGAGCCCCGTCTCGCTCGACGCGGCCCGCAATTTAGGCCGCTGA
- a CDS encoding SDR family oxidoreductase, with protein MSGRVLVWGGSGGVGAATARALTARGYRVHLAARDEARLAETARAVDAAGYTVADATDPRAIARATEAASAGEGLSGLVYAVGSINLKPLARLTEEDFLADYRLNALGAAQAVQAALKPFRQANGASVVLFSTVAAKQGFSAHASVAMAKGAVQGLTLALAAELAPKVRVNCLAPSLLETDLAKGITGNAAMAQAIAGMHAIPRLGTGQDVGGLAAFLISPEAAWITGQTIAVDGGRSTLRVKG; from the coding sequence ATGAGTGGACGGGTTCTGGTCTGGGGCGGCAGCGGCGGGGTCGGCGCGGCGACGGCGCGGGCGCTCACCGCGCGAGGATACCGCGTGCATCTCGCCGCGCGCGACGAGGCGCGGCTCGCCGAGACCGCCCGCGCGGTCGACGCGGCCGGCTACACGGTCGCGGACGCCACCGATCCGCGAGCGATCGCACGGGCCACGGAAGCCGCGAGCGCGGGGGAGGGGCTCTCCGGGCTCGTCTACGCGGTGGGCTCCATCAACCTGAAGCCGCTGGCGCGGCTCACCGAGGAGGACTTCCTCGCCGACTACCGGCTGAACGCGCTCGGCGCCGCGCAGGCGGTGCAGGCGGCGCTCAAGCCCTTCCGGCAGGCGAACGGGGCGAGCGTTGTGCTGTTCTCGACGGTGGCCGCGAAGCAGGGCTTTTCCGCTCACGCCTCCGTGGCCATGGCCAAGGGAGCGGTGCAGGGCCTGACCCTGGCGCTCGCGGCGGAGCTCGCGCCGAAGGTGCGGGTGAACTGCCTCGCGCCCTCGCTGCTCGAGACCGACCTCGCGAAAGGCATCACCGGCAACGCCGCGATGGCGCAGGCGATCGCGGGCATGCACGCCATCCCCCGGCTCGGCACCGGGCAGGACGTGGGCGGCCTCGCCGCCTTCCTGATCTCGCCCGAGGCCGCCTGGATCACGGGGCAGACCATCGCGGTGGACGGCGGGCGTTCGACCCTGCGCGTCAAGGGGTGA
- a CDS encoding cryptochrome/photolyase family protein, whose translation MKTLRLLLGDQLTRSIASLTDLDPDHDVVLMVEVWEEATYVRHHKQKIAFLFSAMRHFAEALRAEGISVDYVRLDDAENAGSFGAELARAVARHAPDRVVVTEPGEWRVLQMMRDWREELGPPVEIRDDNRFLATKAEFAAWAGAKKQLRMEFFYREMRRKTGFLMEGGEPVGGQWNFDAENRKALPKSLRVPPRRRFEPDAITREVLALVARRFGNHFGDLEPFGWAVTRADALEALRVFVDEALPTFGDYQDAMKTGEPFLFHAVLSPYLNAGLLTAEEVCRAAEREWREGRAPLNAVEGFVRQIIGWREYVRGLYWLKMPAYADTNALSATRPLPDFYWTGETEMNCLAQCVSDTRRHAYAHHIQRLMVLGNFALIAGLSPSQVEEWYLVVFADAYEWVELPNVHGMILYADGGVLASKPYAASGAYIDRMSDYCAACAYDPKVKEGARACPFNYLYWNFLMENEGRLAGNPRMGMPLRTLSKMSDARRAAIREDSARFLAGLRSSYA comes from the coding sequence ATGAAGACCCTGCGTCTCCTGCTGGGCGACCAGCTCACCCGCTCGATCGCCTCGCTCACGGATCTCGACCCGGACCACGACGTGGTGCTGATGGTCGAGGTCTGGGAGGAGGCGACCTACGTGCGCCACCACAAGCAGAAGATCGCCTTCCTGTTCTCGGCGATGCGCCATTTCGCCGAGGCGCTGCGCGCGGAGGGGATTTCGGTCGACTACGTGCGGCTCGACGACGCGGAGAACGCCGGCTCCTTCGGGGCCGAGCTCGCCCGCGCCGTCGCACGTCATGCGCCCGACCGTGTGGTGGTGACGGAGCCCGGCGAATGGCGCGTGCTCCAGATGATGCGGGACTGGCGCGAGGAGCTCGGGCCGCCGGTCGAGATCCGCGACGACAACCGCTTCCTCGCCACGAAGGCCGAGTTCGCCGCCTGGGCCGGCGCGAAGAAGCAGCTGCGCATGGAGTTCTTCTACCGCGAGATGCGCCGCAAGACCGGCTTCCTGATGGAGGGCGGCGAGCCCGTCGGCGGGCAGTGGAATTTCGACGCCGAGAACCGCAAGGCGCTGCCGAAGAGCCTGCGCGTGCCCCCGCGCCGCCGCTTCGAGCCCGATGCGATCACGCGGGAGGTGCTGGCGCTGGTCGCCCGGCGCTTCGGCAACCATTTCGGCGATCTCGAGCCCTTCGGCTGGGCCGTCACCCGCGCCGACGCGCTGGAAGCCCTGCGCGTCTTCGTCGACGAGGCGCTGCCCACCTTCGGCGACTACCAGGACGCGATGAAGACGGGCGAGCCGTTCCTCTTCCACGCCGTGCTCTCGCCCTACCTGAACGCCGGGCTCCTCACGGCGGAGGAGGTCTGCCGGGCGGCGGAGCGGGAATGGCGCGAGGGGCGGGCGCCGTTGAACGCCGTCGAGGGCTTCGTCCGCCAGATCATCGGCTGGCGCGAATACGTGCGCGGGCTCTACTGGCTGAAGATGCCCGCCTATGCCGACACCAACGCGCTTTCGGCGACGCGCCCGCTGCCGGATTTCTACTGGACCGGCGAGACGGAGATGAACTGCCTCGCGCAATGCGTCTCCGACACCCGCCGGCACGCCTATGCGCACCACATCCAGCGGCTGATGGTGCTCGGCAATTTCGCGCTGATCGCGGGGCTCTCGCCGTCGCAGGTGGAGGAATGGTACCTCGTCGTCTTCGCCGACGCCTACGAATGGGTCGAGCTCCCCAACGTGCACGGCATGATCCTCTACGCCGACGGCGGAGTGCTGGCCTCGAAGCCCTATGCGGCGTCGGGCGCCTATATCGATCGGATGAGCGACTATTGCGCCGCCTGCGCCTACGACCCGAAGGTCAAGGAGGGCGCGCGCGCCTGCCCGTTCAACTATCTCTACTGGAACTTCCTCATGGAGAACGAGGGGCGGCTCGCCGGCAACCCGCGCATGGGCATGCCGCTGCGCACGCTCTCCAAGATGAGCGACGCCCGCAGGGCCGCGATCCGGGAGGACAGCGCGCGGTTCCTGGCGGGGCTGCGGTCGTCGTACGCCTAG
- a CDS encoding L,D-transpeptidase family protein translates to MIARAFLATATLAFASALVAAPAQAQTQYAQFQAEWAQNYDAATRTRVERVDTPLLSPETLAATEQMIARYADIVARGGWGTVPDERLTLGVRSPSVVALRRRLILSGDLDPTAGASDVYDSFVEAAVRRFQTRHGLTPTGSLNTATIVSLNVPAHVRLEQLELNVVRLRSYSGDLGARHVIVNIPSATVEAVENGMVATRHAAGVGKVDRPSPIFNSRITEINFNPFWTVPASIIRRDLIPLMQENPSYLTDNRIRIFTHQGQEIAPQAVDWYSDEATRYVFRQDPGGEFNSLGFVRINMPNKDAVYMHDTPARGIFGDDYRFVSSGCVRIQSVRELVVWLLSEEQGWDRARIDDTFRSGERIDVQLRRPVSNYWTYITAWATPDGLVQFRDDIYGRDGIAGVPIARAPGSEDG, encoded by the coding sequence ATGATCGCCCGCGCCTTCCTCGCGACCGCCACGCTCGCCTTCGCCTCCGCCCTCGTCGCCGCGCCCGCGCAGGCGCAGACGCAGTACGCGCAGTTCCAGGCGGAGTGGGCCCAGAACTACGACGCCGCGACGCGCACGCGCGTGGAGCGCGTCGACACGCCGCTGCTCTCGCCGGAGACGCTCGCCGCAACCGAGCAGATGATCGCGCGCTATGCCGACATCGTCGCCCGCGGCGGCTGGGGCACGGTGCCCGACGAGCGGCTCACGCTCGGGGTGCGCTCGCCGAGCGTGGTCGCCCTGCGGCGTCGCCTGATCCTGTCGGGAGACCTGGACCCGACCGCGGGCGCCTCGGACGTGTACGATTCCTTCGTCGAGGCGGCCGTGCGCCGCTTCCAGACGCGCCACGGCCTGACGCCGACGGGGTCGCTGAACACGGCGACGATCGTCTCGCTGAACGTGCCGGCGCACGTTCGGCTCGAGCAGCTCGAGCTCAACGTGGTGCGCCTGCGCTCCTATTCGGGTGATCTCGGCGCCCGCCACGTCATCGTCAACATTCCCTCCGCCACGGTGGAGGCGGTGGAAAACGGCATGGTCGCGACCCGCCACGCCGCCGGCGTCGGCAAGGTCGATCGGCCCTCGCCGATCTTCAACTCGCGCATCACCGAGATCAACTTCAACCCGTTCTGGACCGTCCCGGCCTCGATCATCCGCCGCGACCTGATCCCGCTGATGCAGGAGAACCCGTCCTACCTGACGGACAACCGCATCCGCATCTTCACCCATCAGGGCCAGGAGATCGCGCCGCAGGCGGTGGACTGGTACTCGGACGAGGCGACGCGCTACGTCTTCCGGCAGGACCCGGGCGGCGAGTTCAACTCGCTGGGCTTCGTGCGCATCAACATGCCGAACAAGGACGCGGTGTACATGCACGACACCCCGGCCCGCGGCATCTTCGGCGACGACTACCGCTTCGTCTCCTCGGGCTGCGTGCGCATCCAGAGCGTCCGCGAGCTGGTGGTCTGGCTCCTGTCCGAGGAGCAGGGCTGGGACCGCGCCCGCATCGACGACACCTTCCGCTCGGGCGAGCGCATCGACGTGCAGCTGCGCCGGCCAGTGAGCAATTACTGGACCTACATCACCGCCTGGGCCACGCCCGACGGCCTCGTCCAGTTCCGGGACGACATCTACGGCCGCGACGGCATCGCCGGCGTGCCGATCGCCCGAGCGCCGGGCTCCGAGGACGGCTGA
- a CDS encoding polysaccharide biosynthesis/export family protein gives MNRRSALALLLVSPVLAGCVAPRPRLLEATVPGEYRLASGDRLRVIVFGQDDLSNLYTVDAGGAIAMPLIGAVSVEGATTRAVEARVAERLRAGFLRDPQVTVEVDAYRPFFILGEVGSPGQFPYVDGLTVQTAVAIAGGFTPRANRVSAEISREAGDSIVTEAVPMSFPVRPGDTIVVGERWL, from the coding sequence ATGAACAGGCGCTCCGCCCTCGCTCTCCTCCTGGTCTCGCCGGTTCTCGCCGGCTGCGTCGCGCCGCGCCCGCGGCTGCTCGAGGCGACCGTGCCTGGCGAGTACCGGCTCGCGTCGGGCGATCGCCTGCGTGTCATCGTCTTCGGACAGGACGACCTGTCGAACCTCTACACCGTCGACGCCGGCGGCGCGATCGCGATGCCTTTGATCGGCGCGGTTTCCGTGGAGGGCGCGACGACGCGCGCGGTGGAGGCGCGCGTGGCCGAGCGGCTGCGCGCGGGCTTCCTGCGCGATCCGCAGGTCACGGTCGAGGTCGACGCCTACCGGCCGTTCTTCATTCTCGGCGAGGTGGGGAGCCCCGGCCAGTTTCCCTACGTCGACGGGCTCACGGTGCAGACCGCGGTCGCCATCGCCGGCGGCTTCACGCCCCGCGCGAACCGCGTCAGCGCCGAGATCTCCCGCGAAGCCGGTGACTCTATCGTAACGGAAGCTGTGCCAATGAGCTTCCCGGTCCGGCCGGGAGACACGATCGTCGTCGGCGAGCGCTGGCTCTGA
- a CDS encoding glycosyltransferase family 4 protein produces MADNHIPQLRILHVFRAPLGGLFRHVLDLTRAQLARGYRVGVFCDSATGNKVTEAALAELEPQLSLGLHRFRIARNPGFGDVAAIRALGRVRRETGANVLHAHGAKGGAYARLLPLPSSERIARIYTPHGGSFNFRPGTAQHRFYMLLEKMMASRTELFTFESGYIAGRFRTYVGGADERVRVIYNGIAEAEFEPVDAGAAAFDLLYIGELREAKGIDTLIDALARIRAESGRRMRLLAVGSGPDYEALVARAAARGIGEDVVFERPQPIRAVFGRAKVMVVPSRAESLPYVVLEAAAARQPLISTDVGGIPEIFGPYADALIPPDDVPRLAERIVATLDKDPQERAEAARALAEHVHARFSLEAMADGVLAGYLTALGAPVPAVQAAVALQSP; encoded by the coding sequence ATGGCCGACAACCACATCCCTCAGCTGCGGATCCTGCACGTCTTCCGGGCGCCGCTCGGCGGCCTGTTCCGGCATGTGCTCGACTTGACCCGGGCGCAGCTCGCCCGCGGCTACCGGGTCGGCGTCTTCTGCGACTCGGCCACCGGCAACAAGGTCACCGAGGCGGCGCTGGCCGAGCTCGAGCCGCAGCTCTCTCTCGGGCTGCACCGGTTTCGGATCGCCCGCAACCCCGGCTTCGGGGACGTCGCCGCGATCCGGGCGCTCGGCCGCGTGCGTCGGGAGACGGGCGCCAACGTGCTCCACGCTCACGGGGCCAAGGGCGGCGCCTATGCGCGCCTTCTGCCGCTGCCGTCCTCCGAGCGGATCGCGCGGATCTACACCCCGCACGGCGGCAGCTTCAACTTTCGGCCGGGCACCGCGCAGCACCGCTTCTACATGCTGCTCGAGAAGATGATGGCGTCGCGCACCGAGCTGTTCACCTTCGAGAGCGGCTACATCGCCGGGCGCTTCCGCACCTATGTGGGCGGCGCGGACGAGCGTGTGCGGGTGATCTACAACGGCATCGCCGAGGCGGAATTCGAGCCGGTCGACGCCGGCGCCGCCGCGTTCGACCTGCTCTACATCGGCGAGCTGCGCGAGGCGAAGGGGATCGACACCCTCATCGACGCGCTCGCGCGGATTCGCGCCGAGAGCGGCCGGCGCATGCGCCTTCTCGCCGTGGGCTCCGGACCGGATTACGAGGCGCTCGTCGCCCGCGCCGCCGCACGCGGGATCGGCGAGGACGTGGTGTTCGAGCGACCGCAGCCGATCCGCGCCGTGTTCGGGCGCGCCAAGGTCATGGTGGTGCCGTCGCGCGCGGAATCGCTGCCCTACGTCGTGCTCGAGGCCGCTGCCGCCCGGCAGCCGCTGATCTCGACCGATGTCGGCGGCATTCCCGAGATCTTCGGTCCCTACGCCGACGCCCTGATCCCGCCCGACGACGTGCCGCGTCTGGCGGAGCGCATCGTCGCGACCCTCGACAAGGATCCGCAGGAACGCGCCGAGGCGGCGCGGGCGCTGGCCGAGCACGTGCACGCGCGCTTCTCGCTCGAGGCCATGGCGGACGGCGTGCTCGCCGGCTACCTGACGGCGCTCGGCGCGCCGGTCCCGGCGGTGCAGGCGGCGGTGGCTCTGCAATCGCCTTAA
- a CDS encoding undecaprenyl-phosphate glucose phosphotransferase, whose protein sequence is MTGLNIRDLMQAAATAAAEPSAGGRQRRLAAGAPIAESASGLPVAKSLSPVVLVGMVRGIDALIVVATGLAAHAGYLGGIVSFEYWVAIGALGALAILAFQALGAYSIGAFRAFFGYGVKIALGWALVFLIALAAIFLLKVGEEYSRVWLVSWFGMGLLALTAERLAVSLVVTAMTRAGRFDRRTAIVGGGPAAESMIKALDAQPDTGVKIVGVFDDRSDERSADVVAGYPKLGRVDDLVDYARRTQLDLVIFTVPISAEERILQMLSKLWILPIDIRLAAHTSKLRLRPRSYSYIGSVPVLDVFDRPIADWDLVLKWLFDRIVGSLLLILLSPLLLATAVAVKLDSKGPVFFKQKRYGFNNELIEVFKFRSMYTDMADATAAKLVTKDDPRVTRVGRFIRKTSIDELPQLFNVVFFGSLSLVGPRPHALHAKAADRLYDQVVDGYFARHKVKPGITGWAQINGWRGETDTQEKIQRRVEHDLYYIEHWSVFFDLQILAMTPVALLSDRENAY, encoded by the coding sequence ATGACCGGCTTGAACATTCGCGACCTGATGCAGGCGGCCGCGACCGCGGCGGCCGAGCCGTCCGCCGGCGGACGCCAGCGACGGCTGGCGGCGGGCGCGCCGATCGCGGAGAGCGCCTCCGGGCTGCCCGTGGCGAAGAGCCTGTCTCCCGTCGTTCTCGTCGGCATGGTCCGCGGGATCGACGCGCTCATCGTCGTCGCGACGGGCCTCGCGGCCCATGCCGGCTATCTCGGGGGGATCGTCTCGTTCGAGTACTGGGTGGCGATCGGGGCGCTCGGCGCCCTCGCCATTCTCGCCTTCCAGGCTCTCGGCGCGTATTCGATCGGCGCCTTTCGCGCCTTCTTCGGCTACGGCGTGAAGATCGCGCTCGGCTGGGCGCTCGTCTTCCTCATCGCCCTCGCGGCGATCTTCCTGCTGAAGGTCGGCGAGGAATATTCGCGCGTCTGGCTCGTCTCCTGGTTCGGGATGGGGCTGCTCGCCCTCACTGCAGAGAGGCTCGCCGTCTCGCTCGTCGTCACCGCCATGACCCGCGCCGGGCGCTTCGACCGGCGCACGGCCATCGTCGGCGGCGGACCCGCGGCCGAGAGCATGATCAAGGCCCTCGACGCGCAGCCCGATACCGGCGTGAAGATCGTCGGCGTCTTCGACGACCGCTCCGACGAGCGCTCGGCGGACGTGGTGGCGGGCTATCCGAAGCTCGGTCGCGTCGACGATCTCGTCGACTATGCGCGTCGCACGCAGCTCGACCTCGTGATCTTCACGGTGCCGATCTCGGCCGAGGAGCGGATCCTGCAGATGCTCTCGAAGCTCTGGATCCTGCCGATCGACATCCGCCTCGCCGCCCACACCTCGAAGCTGCGCCTGCGCCCGCGCTCGTATTCCTACATCGGCTCGGTGCCGGTGCTCGACGTCTTCGACCGGCCGATCGCCGATTGGGACCTCGTGCTGAAATGGCTGTTCGACCGCATCGTCGGCAGCCTGCTGCTGATCCTGCTCTCGCCGCTCCTGCTGGCGACGGCCGTCGCCGTGAAGCTCGACTCGAAGGGGCCGGTCTTCTTCAAGCAGAAGCGCTACGGCTTCAACAACGAGCTGATCGAGGTCTTCAAGTTCCGCTCGATGTACACCGACATGGCCGACGCGACCGCGGCGAAGCTCGTCACCAAGGACGATCCGCGCGTCACCCGGGTCGGGCGCTTCATCCGCAAGACGTCGATCGACGAATTGCCGCAGCTCTTCAACGTCGTCTTCTTCGGCAGCCTCTCCCTCGTCGGCCCGCGCCCGCACGCGCTGCACGCCAAGGCGGCGGACCGCCTCTACGACCAGGTCGTCGACGGGTACTTCGCCCGCCACAAGGTCAAGCCCGGCATCACCGGCTGGGCGCAGATCAACGGCTGGCGGGGCGAGACCGACACGCAGGAGAAGATCCAGCGGCGCGTCGAGCACGACCTCTACTACATCGAGCACTGGTCGGTGTTCTTCGACCTGCAGATCCTCGCCATGACGCCGGTCGCGCTGCTCTCCGACCGCGAGAACGCCTATTGA
- a CDS encoding O-antigen ligase family protein, producing the protein MSAGVASAARPAGRAFSPRIERASLWLLGFGGGFAFIEPSPYEYAFVLCLFVLVVGGLKLHRSTLPMIVLGAIFNVGGLFSLAPFLHDADAVRFIAVSIYLLVTSVFFAAMILDRGAERFRALRAGLTLGASIAALAGIMGYFDVAGTGAIFTLNDRASGTFKDPNVLGTFVIFPIVLIAQDILHRRGRFLVNVALLALLMGGAVFLSFSRGAWGHAVGSVVMMTGLTFLLAATPRLRLRILGFVALAPLVAIAALGAALSVEEVRSMFEMRASLNQSYDVGPTGRFGSQVRSIPYLFEHPNGYGPRQFRYHWPEDPHNVYINAFASYGWIGGVSYIALILATIVVGFATVATRFSLQPLAIAVWSVLFVQILQGLTIDTDHWRHFWMLLGLIWGLYAYAKIERRRGGSRAAVPLTGSSRRAS; encoded by the coding sequence TTGAGCGCAGGGGTCGCCAGCGCGGCGCGGCCGGCGGGCCGCGCCTTCTCGCCGCGGATCGAGCGCGCCTCGCTCTGGCTGCTCGGCTTCGGCGGCGGCTTCGCCTTCATCGAGCCCTCGCCCTACGAATACGCCTTCGTCCTGTGCCTGTTCGTGCTCGTGGTCGGCGGGCTGAAGCTGCACCGCTCGACCCTGCCGATGATCGTGCTGGGCGCGATCTTCAACGTCGGCGGCCTGTTCAGCCTCGCGCCCTTCCTGCACGACGCCGACGCGGTGCGCTTCATCGCGGTCTCGATCTATCTCCTCGTCACCAGCGTCTTCTTCGCCGCGATGATCCTCGACCGGGGGGCGGAGCGCTTCCGGGCTTTGCGCGCGGGGCTCACGCTCGGCGCCTCGATCGCCGCGCTCGCTGGGATCATGGGCTATTTCGACGTCGCCGGCACGGGCGCGATCTTCACGCTCAACGACCGTGCCTCGGGCACCTTCAAGGACCCGAACGTGCTCGGCACCTTCGTGATCTTCCCCATCGTGCTGATCGCGCAGGACATCCTGCACCGGCGCGGGCGCTTCCTCGTCAACGTCGCGCTCCTCGCGCTGCTGATGGGCGGCGCGGTGTTCCTGTCCTTCTCCCGTGGGGCCTGGGGCCACGCGGTGGGCTCGGTCGTGATGATGACGGGCCTCACCTTCCTGCTCGCCGCGACGCCGCGGCTGCGCCTGCGCATCCTCGGCTTCGTCGCGCTCGCGCCTCTCGTGGCGATCGCGGCGCTCGGCGCGGCGCTCTCCGTGGAGGAGGTGCGCTCCATGTTCGAGATGCGCGCGAGCCTCAACCAGTCCTACGACGTCGGCCCGACCGGCCGCTTCGGCAGCCAGGTCCGCTCGATCCCCTACCTGTTCGAGCACCCGAACGGCTACGGGCCGCGGCAATTCCGCTATCACTGGCCGGAAGACCCGCACAACGTCTACATCAACGCCTTCGCCTCCTACGGCTGGATCGGCGGCGTCTCCTACATCGCGCTGATTCTCGCCACGATCGTCGTCGGCTTCGCCACGGTCGCGACCCGCTTCTCGCTGCAGCCGCTGGCCATCGCCGTCTGGTCGGTGCTGTTCGTGCAGATCCTCCAGGGCCTGACCATCGACACCGACCATTGGCGGCATTTCTGGATGCTGCTCGGCCTGATCTGGGGGCTCTACGCCTACGCGAAGATCGAGCGCAGGCGCGGCGGGAGCCGGGCCGCCGTCCCCTTGACCGGTTCGTCGCGTCGGGCAAGCTAG
- a CDS encoding SDR family oxidoreductase has product MDLGARLAGRHVLVTGASSGLGAHFARLCSGCGARVSVAARRRERLEALVAQLDAAGAAGVAALDLDVTDPDSVADCFAALPAPLDVLVNNAGISGSGAAVDLPLESFDAVMATNLRGPWLTSTHAARAWRDSGRQGTIVNIASIVAERVAGGVAPYAVSKAGLKQMTKALALEWARYGIRVNALAPGYVETEINADFFASPAGEALIKRIPMRRLGRPEDLDAAFLLLASDAAPWMTGALVPVDGGHLVSGL; this is encoded by the coding sequence ATGGATCTCGGAGCGCGATTGGCCGGCCGGCACGTGCTGGTCACCGGGGCGTCGAGCGGGCTCGGCGCGCATTTCGCGCGGCTGTGCTCGGGTTGCGGCGCACGGGTGAGCGTCGCCGCGCGGCGGCGCGAGCGGCTCGAGGCGCTCGTCGCGCAGCTGGACGCGGCCGGCGCGGCCGGGGTCGCGGCGCTCGATCTGGACGTGACGGATCCCGATTCGGTCGCGGACTGCTTCGCCGCCCTCCCGGCGCCCCTCGACGTTCTCGTCAACAATGCCGGGATCAGCGGGTCCGGGGCGGCGGTCGACCTGCCGCTCGAGAGCTTCGACGCCGTGATGGCGACGAACCTGCGCGGCCCCTGGCTGACCTCGACCCACGCCGCCCGCGCCTGGCGCGATTCCGGGCGGCAGGGGACGATCGTCAACATCGCCTCGATCGTCGCCGAAAGGGTGGCGGGCGGGGTCGCGCCCTACGCCGTCTCCAAGGCCGGCCTGAAGCAGATGACAAAGGCGCTGGCGCTGGAATGGGCGCGCTACGGCATCCGCGTCAACGCGCTCGCGCCGGGCTACGTCGAGACCGAGATCAACGCCGACTTCTTCGCCAGCCCGGCGGGCGAGGCGCTGATCAAGCGCATCCCCATGCGCCGGCTCGGCCGGCCCGAGGATCTCGACGCCGCCTTCCTGCTGCTCGCCTCCGACGCCGCGCCCTGGATGACCGGCGCGCTCGTGCCGGTCGACGGCGGGCATCTGGTCTCGGGGCTGTGA
- a CDS encoding TIM barrel protein, with product MNAPLFPRDRLTLNIALLFPDRPFLDRIDAAAACGFGKVECHFPYEHPVAEVRARLEAAGVALTGLNTRPGSGPGAWGRAALPGREAEFEADFEEAFGYATALGARVIHVMAGHPAPEERVAARATYVANLRRAAARAAERGITLVLEPLNAVDRPGYFVSRADDLAEILAEIDRPNVRLLFDFYHVQIGEGDLIRRFRRLLPWIGHVQIAAVPDRGEPDGGEIAYRAVLEAVAESGYQGLIGLEYNPRGDTAEGLAWVERMGIA from the coding sequence ATGAATGCGCCGCTCTTCCCCCGCGACCGGCTGACGCTGAACATCGCGCTCCTTTTCCCCGATCGCCCCTTCCTCGACCGCATCGACGCGGCGGCCGCCTGCGGCTTCGGCAAGGTCGAGTGCCATTTCCCCTACGAGCACCCGGTGGCGGAGGTGAGGGCGCGGCTCGAGGCCGCGGGCGTCGCGCTCACCGGGCTCAACACGCGCCCCGGCAGCGGTCCGGGCGCCTGGGGCCGCGCGGCGCTGCCCGGCCGCGAGGCCGAGTTCGAGGCGGATTTCGAGGAGGCCTTCGGTTACGCGACGGCGCTCGGCGCACGCGTGATTCACGTCATGGCCGGCCATCCGGCGCCGGAAGAGCGCGTGGCGGCGCGCGCGACCTATGTCGCCAACCTGCGCCGCGCCGCGGCGCGGGCCGCCGAGCGCGGGATCACGCTCGTGCTCGAGCCGCTCAACGCCGTCGACCGGCCGGGCTATTTCGTCTCCCGCGCCGACGATCTGGCCGAGATCCTGGCCGAGATCGACCGGCCGAACGTCCGGCTCCTGTTCGATTTCTACCATGTCCAGATCGGGGAGGGCGACCTCATTCGCCGCTTCCGCCGGCTGCTGCCCTGGATCGGCCACGTCCAGATAGCGGCGGTGCCGGACCGCGGCGAGCCCGACGGCGGCGAGATCGCCTACCGCGCCGTGCTCGAGGCGGTGGCCGAGAGCGGCTACCAGGGCCTGATCGGGCTCGAGTACAATCCCCGCGGCGACACCGCGGAGGGCCTCGCCTGGGTGGAGCGGATGGGGATCGCCTGA